In Geotalea uraniireducens, one genomic interval encodes:
- a CDS encoding SRPBCC family protein — MKLYRLQQTQALPIPLAAAWAFFANPANLPLITPPDLGFRVTSPLPARMYAGMIVSYTVTPFVGLPVAWVTEITRAEEPRFFVDEQRCGPYRFWHHQHLFREVAGGTEMTDLVHYRLPFEPLSRLIAPLVQRRLAGIFAYRRRVLEERFGRLSGAAGGGGPGEAG, encoded by the coding sequence ATGAAACTCTATCGGCTGCAGCAGACCCAAGCGCTGCCGATCCCGCTGGCGGCGGCGTGGGCATTCTTCGCCAATCCCGCCAACCTGCCGCTGATCACCCCGCCCGACCTCGGTTTCCGGGTCACCTCGCCGCTGCCGGCGCGGATGTATGCCGGGATGATCGTCAGCTACACCGTAACCCCCTTCGTCGGGCTACCGGTCGCCTGGGTGACGGAGATCACCCGGGCCGAGGAGCCGCGGTTCTTTGTCGACGAACAGCGCTGCGGCCCCTACCGCTTCTGGCATCACCAGCACCTCTTCCGGGAGGTCGCCGGCGGAACCGAGATGACCGATCTGGTCCATTACCGCCTGCCGTTCGAACCGTTGAGCCGGCTGATCGCGCCGCTGGTGCAGCGACGGCTCGCCGGGATCTTCGCCTATCGCCGTCGGGTGCTGGAGGAGCGGTTCGGCCGCTTGAGCGGCGCCGCCGGGGGCGGCGGTCCGGGGGAGGCCGGATAA
- a CDS encoding SagB/ThcOx family dehydrogenase, which produces MPKPSITRESGRYFLTDRIRDEVDWWDTPQSRGVAPPPVQKPPAPGATIVPLPRPEEWRIPPCELVAALARRESRRRFLAAPLTLDELAFLLWGSQGVRQQLPEAAVFRTVPSAGCRHPFETYLAVLQVATLPSGIYRYLPLDHALVAVGAPADLAVRLTAAARGQRFAGEAAVTFLWTAIPGRTEWRYAEASYKVIALDAGHLCQNLYLACEAIGAGTCAIAAYNQELADQLLGVDGAEEFVVYLAPVGKVGGGRR; this is translated from the coding sequence ATGCCCAAACCATCGATAACCAGGGAATCGGGCCGCTATTTTCTTACCGACCGGATCAGGGACGAAGTCGATTGGTGGGACACTCCCCAGTCGCGGGGCGTCGCGCCGCCGCCGGTCCAAAAACCGCCGGCACCGGGCGCGACGATCGTCCCGCTGCCGCGGCCGGAGGAGTGGCGGATTCCGCCCTGCGAACTCGTCGCCGCCCTAGCCCGGCGGGAAAGCCGGCGCCGGTTCCTGGCGGCGCCGCTGACCCTCGACGAGCTGGCGTTTCTCCTCTGGGGCAGCCAGGGGGTGCGCCAGCAGCTCCCCGAGGCGGCGGTGTTCCGCACCGTGCCGTCGGCCGGCTGCCGCCATCCCTTCGAGACCTACCTGGCCGTGCTGCAAGTCGCTACCCTGCCTTCGGGCATCTACCGCTATCTCCCGCTCGACCACGCCCTCGTGGCGGTCGGCGCACCCGCCGATCTGGCGGTCCGGCTTACGGCAGCCGCCCGGGGACAACGCTTCGCCGGGGAGGCGGCGGTGACGTTCCTCTGGACGGCCATCCCCGGCCGTACCGAGTGGCGCTATGCCGAGGCGTCCTACAAGGTGATCGCCCTCGATGCCGGGCATCTCTGCCAGAATCTCTACCTGGCCTGCGAGGCGATTGGCGCCGGGACCTGTGCCATCGCCGCCTATAACCAAGAATTGGCCGATCAACTGCTCGGGGTGGATGGCGCCGAGGAGTTCGTCGTCTATCTCGCCCCGGTCGGCAAGGTTGGCGGGGGCAGGCGATGA
- a CDS encoding DUF4382 domain-containing protein, with protein sequence MWKRMSALLTMVVALGIASFALLQFQGCGGGGGSGSSSTGTLQLAITDKQSDNFAQVVVSIREIRAVPAGRENAADNDPGLPIVAQFSIPRVIDVMQLQFVQQALGEALLPAGTYSQIRLILEPNPTGQGQTPVNYLVLKTDPATRIPLTTPSAQQSGLKILGPITVKQGQINAVMIDFDPNTAIVARGNGAYNLKPTGIRLVQLAAVLGQYGSITGNVTAFAPWSSATVAVKRRGTINDVDPIASGRIFSNYTSGTWQAPFAAFVPGSTSVSYKTFITANGFQVYSSPAVNVTAGAATDLGDIGLTTSP encoded by the coding sequence ATGTGGAAAAGAATGTCAGCCCTCTTAACAATGGTGGTCGCCCTTGGCATCGCGTCGTTCGCCCTGCTCCAGTTCCAGGGATGTGGTGGCGGCGGCGGGAGCGGCAGCTCCTCGACGGGAACCCTGCAGTTGGCCATCACCGACAAGCAGAGCGACAATTTCGCCCAGGTGGTCGTCAGCATCAGGGAGATCCGGGCGGTGCCCGCCGGCCGCGAGAATGCCGCGGACAATGACCCGGGGCTGCCGATCGTGGCCCAGTTCAGTATACCACGGGTCATCGACGTCATGCAGTTGCAGTTCGTGCAGCAGGCCCTGGGAGAAGCGCTTCTGCCGGCCGGGACCTACAGCCAGATCCGCCTGATCCTCGAACCGAACCCCACCGGGCAGGGACAAACACCGGTCAACTATCTCGTCCTGAAAACCGATCCGGCGACCAGAATCCCGCTGACGACGCCCAGTGCCCAGCAGTCCGGCCTTAAAATCCTCGGCCCGATCACCGTCAAACAGGGCCAGATCAACGCGGTGATGATCGACTTCGATCCGAATACCGCCATCGTCGCCCGCGGCAACGGCGCCTACAACCTGAAACCGACCGGCATCCGGCTGGTCCAGCTGGCGGCAGTCCTCGGCCAGTACGGCTCGATTACCGGCAACGTCACCGCCTTCGCCCCGTGGTCCAGCGCCACGGTAGCCGTCAAGCGGCGCGGCACGATCAACGACGTCGACCCGATCGCCAGCGGCCGCATCTTCAGCAACTACACCAGCGGCACCTGGCAGGCCCCCTTCGCCGCCTTCGTCCCCGGCTCGACGTCGGTCTCGTACAAGACCTTCATCACCGCCAACGGCTTCCAGGTCTACTCCTCGCCGGCGGTAAACGTCACCGCGGGGGCCGCCACCGACCTCGGCGATATCGGTCTGACCACAAGCCCCTGA
- a CDS encoding cupin domain-containing protein, with protein MDWQPAPGLYRHYKGGEYRVIGIARHSETDEPLVVYRCLAADGSLWVRPLAMFGETVTVNGVAQPRFRLIAADHPTGVTAAGLIDSLGLARHPEGGWYRETYRASGSIPGHLLPEPFAGERSYATAIYFLLERGDVSALHRLRSDELWHFHAGAPLTVHVITPGGDYYSLRLGSEPAAGETFQAAVPAGCWFGAETAGAYSLVGCTVAPGFDFADFELGHRAELLRRFPAHAGIIRRLTPAD; from the coding sequence ATGGATTGGCAACCGGCGCCGGGATTGTACCGGCACTACAAGGGGGGCGAGTACCGGGTCATCGGCATTGCCCGCCACAGCGAGACCGATGAACCGCTGGTGGTCTACCGCTGCCTCGCCGCCGACGGTTCCCTCTGGGTGCGGCCGCTGGCGATGTTCGGCGAGACGGTGACGGTGAACGGTGTCGCGCAGCCCCGTTTCCGGCTGATCGCCGCCGACCATCCCACTGGCGTGACCGCTGCCGGACTGATCGACTCCCTCGGCCTGGCCCGCCATCCGGAGGGAGGGTGGTACCGGGAGACCTATCGGGCAAGCGGCTCAATCCCCGGCCACCTCCTCCCGGAGCCGTTCGCCGGCGAGCGTTCCTACGCGACGGCGATCTACTTCCTGCTGGAACGGGGGGACGTGTCGGCGCTGCACCGGCTCAGGTCGGACGAGCTGTGGCATTTCCATGCCGGTGCTCCGCTGACCGTCCATGTCATCACTCCCGGCGGCGACTACTATTCCCTGCGGCTGGGGAGCGAGCCGGCGGCGGGCGAGACGTTCCAGGCAGCGGTCCCGGCGGGGTGCTGGTTCGGCGCCGAGACGGCGGGCGCATACTCGCTGGTGGGGTGCACGGTGGCTCCCGGCTTCGATTTTGCCGATTTCGAGCTGGGGCACCGGGCCGAGCTGCTCCGTCGCTTCCCGGCCCATGCCGGGATCATCCGGCGGCTGACCCCGGCCGACTGA
- a CDS encoding P-II family nitrogen regulator yields MQQIEAVIQKFRLQEVRDALEEMGVDDFMESIVRCHEKGPPMRFRGATFPADVVEKVKLDIIAADAAAAGIIATLGAIGGNGHREECRIACRPYPEAKR; encoded by the coding sequence ATGCAACAGATCGAAGCGGTCATCCAGAAATTTAGGCTGCAGGAAGTCCGGGACGCCCTGGAGGAGATGGGAGTCGACGATTTCATGGAGAGCATCGTCCGCTGCCACGAAAAGGGGCCGCCGATGCGGTTTCGCGGGGCGACGTTCCCGGCGGACGTCGTCGAGAAGGTGAAACTCGACATCATCGCGGCGGACGCTGCTGCCGCCGGCATCATCGCCACCCTCGGTGCCATCGGCGGCAACGGGCACCGGGAAGAGTGCCGAATCGCCTGTCGCCCCTATCCGGAAGCTAAGCGGTAG